GCGGAACTGGCCAATTCGCCCGGGTTGACATTAACAGCAGTTATCACACCGCTCATCGGAGATTTAATTACCGAGTTATTATCTTGCTCCTGGCATCTTTCCCTGGCCAGAACCACGGCGGCCTGAGCAGAAGCCAGCGCAGCGGGAGCCGTCTCCTCATAATTCACTTTGGCTTGCTTATAGGGTATTTCATAAGCAGTTTCAAAACCCGACTGACCGGCCTCGGATATGGCCCCCGAGTCGTATAGCTGTTTACCCCGCTCATAATTGGCGGCAGCCTGTTCATAATTAATCCGGGCTACTTCCAAGCCTGACTTGGCCTGGGCCACACCTTCCTCGGCCTGGCGTACCGCCGCTGCCAGGGAAGCCCTGGAAGTATTCTCCAGGGTAATTAATGTTTGCCCCGCACTGACCTGGCTGCCCACTTCAACATTAACCGCCGCTACCTTGCCGCCCTGCCCGCTGGGTACGACATCCGAAGTCGCCAGGGCCTTCAGTTTACCGGTGACCACGGTGATATCATTAAGCGCGCCTTTTTCCACCCCGGTTGCTTCAACGGGAATGACGGTCTCTTCCTCTCCGGTTTGCTGCTTCTTTTCACCGCAACCGGCAAG
This genomic interval from Desulfoscipio sp. XC116 contains the following:
- a CDS encoding efflux RND transporter periplasmic adaptor subunit produces the protein MVIILTLAGCGEKKQQTGEEETVIPVEATGVEKGALNDITVVTGKLKALATSDVVPSGQGGKVAAVNVEVGSQVSAGQTLITLENTSRASLAAAVRQAEEGVAQAKSGLEVARINYEQAAANYERGKQLYDSGAISEAGQSGFETAYEIPYKQAKVNYEETAPAALASAQAAVVLARERCQEQDNNSVIKSPMSGVITAVNVNPGELASSAAQTPVVTVVNLSKVEVEATVTESLINKIERGQKVPVTVSAVSDKPFTGVIAKVALAADATSKAYPIKVQIDNARHTLKPGMFAEVQIKNALPETLLVPRDTVVKKGDADIVWVINKDRVKSCEVTVGVSDGKKIQILKGLKEGEQVVTSGQNMLKEDTKVKIKAQVK